TCTCGGTCACGGCAGCCCGATGAACGCGATCGAAGACACAAAGTTCAGCCGCGCATGGACCGAATTGGGCCAGAGCCTGCCGCGTCCCAAGGCCATCCTCGTGGTGTCCGCCCACTGGATGACCCAAGGCACCACGCTGGTCGACGTGTCCAAGATGCCGCGCACGATCCACGATTTCTACGGCTTCCCGCAGGCACTCTATGACCAGCAGTACGCGGCAGAGGGCGATCCCGAACTGGCCCGCACCGTGGCCAGTCTCCTCGCCAGCCACCACGCCGAAGAGGATGACACATGGGGCCTCGACCACGGCGCATGGACCGTGCTGAAGTTCCTCTATCCCGACGCCGATGTGCCTGTTTTTCAGGTGTCGATCGACATGGGCCGCGACCTCGATCACCAGTTGGAGATTGGCCGCACCCTGTCCGAACTGCGCGACCGCGGTGTGCTGATCCTCGGTTCGGGCAACGTCGTCCACAACCTGCGCGCCATGCGTCCGGGCGGCGCGCCGCAGGACTTCGCGACTGAGTTCGACACGCTGTTCAAGGACAAGCTGGAGGACCGCGATCTGGCGCACCTCGCCGACCGGAATAAACTTGGCTCGCTCCTGACCATGGCGCACCCGTCCGTGGACCACTACATGCCCGCGCTGACCATCGCCGGCGCGTCGGATGACAAGGACAAGCTGACGTTCATGACCGACGCCATCGACCTCGGTTCCGTGTCCATGCGGTCCTTCGTGTTCCACGCGTAACCCGCGCGTTCTCCGAGAAATTCCGAAAGGCGGCCAAACATTTGGTCGCCTTTTCATTTTTCAGAAATGTTCTTGTTTTATCCTGACCACATCCGCCATGATGGGATTCTCGGTTTGGATCTATTTGCCAGTCACATTTGCAACCTGAACCGTGTATGTCCGGCACGCGTGCCTTAATTTCGGGGAGCACACATGACGTTCCGGTTTATCCATTCCTCCGACCTTCATATCGGTCGCAAGTTCGCCAACATCCCGCAGGATGCCGACGGCAATATCCGTGGCCGCCTGATGGAAGCGCGGCACAACGCCATCGAAAAACTCGCCGCCGCCGCGCGTGATAACGGCGCTGGGCATGTGCTGCTCGCGGGCGATACGTTTGATACGCCGACGCCGTCGCCCTCGCTCGTCCGGCAAGCGCTGGCCGCGATGGGTGACGCGAGCGATGTGACGTGGTGGATCATCCCCGGCAACCACGACAACTTGCGCGGTGCCGAACCGCTTTGGGATATGATCGCGTCCGACGGCCCCGCCAACGTCCGTCCCGTGACCGAAGCCGCCCCGATCGAGGTCGAACCAAACGTCTACCTGCTGCCCTGCCCCGTCCAGTACCGCGCCAGCGGCACCGATCCGACCGAAGCGCTCATGCGTATGGAAACGCCCGAAGGCGCGCTGCGTATCGGCCTTGCCCACGGCGGCATTACCGATTTCACCGAAAGCGGAGAGGTCATCGCAGCCGACCGCGACCGCACCGCTCGCCTTGATTATCTCGCGCTGGGCGACTGGCACGGCCGCATCGCCGTCAGCCCCCGCGTCCATTACTCCGGCAGCCCAGAACAGGACCGCTACAAGCACGGTCGCCGCGGGCTGTGTCTGCTCGTCTCGGTCGATGCCGGTGCCGAGCCCGATGTGACCGAGATCGAGACCGGCCATTTCCTTTGGCAGGAACTCCCGATGGACCTCGTCTCCGGCCAGAACCCCGCCGAGGAACTGGAGCGCCTGCTTCCCGCCTCCGGTCGTCGCAACGTGCTGCTGCGCGTCCGCGCGACAGGCTGGGCCGGCCTTGCCGACCATGCCGAACTGGAACGCGCGGTGATCAAGGTCGGACCCGAATTCGCGTGCTTCGACCTGAGGGCCGAGGCACTGCGGGCGCGCTATGACCCCACAGACCTCGACGAGATTGACAGCAGTGGCGGCGCGCTTCGCATCACCGCCGAAGCCCTCATGACCGAGGCCAGCGATGCGCTGTCCGAAGATGACCGCTCCATCGCGGCGGAGGCCCTCGCACGGCTTTACAGCTACGTGAAGGAGGACGCGCAATGAAGATCCGCGCTATCGAGCTCCACAACGTCCGCCGCTTCACCGACCCCGTCCGCATCGACAATTTCGGCGACGGCCTGAACGTCCTGTGCGAGGCAAACGAGTTCGGCAAATCCACCATCTTCGACTCGTTGCACGCTGTTTTCTTTACGAAATCCGGCAGCACGGCGAAGGACATCAAAGCGCTCCGCCCCCACAGCGGCGGCCCCGTCTCCATCGGCGTCGAGGTCGAAACCGGCGGCGAGGTTTTCACCATCCGCAAGCGCTGGTTCTCAAAGGCCGAAACGAAAGTGTTCCAAGGCGCCAGCCTCATCGCGCAGGCCGACGCGGCAGAGGACTGGATCAGCCGCCTTCTGGGTCAGGACGGCACCGGCCCCGCAGGACTGGTGTGGGTACGTCAGGGCCTCACGGACCTCGGCACGGGCGCGAAAGACTCGCTCGAAGCACGCCGCGATCTGATGTCCTCGGTCAGCGAAGAGGTCGAACTGATGACCGGCGGCCGCCGCATGGACGCGGCCCTGAAGCGCTGCGAGGAAGACCTCGCCGTGCTCGCCACCAACACCGGCAAAGCCCGCGCCGGCGGCCCATGGAAAGCCGCCGAAGACCGCGTCGCGGAGCTGACCGAGCGGCGAAATGCTCTGCAAATCTCCGCCGACCAACTGGCCGAAGCGCTCCGCGACCGCACCGCCGCTCGCAAACGCCTCGCCAGCCTAAACGATCCCGACGAGGCAGAGGCGCGAAAGGTCAAACTGGCGGATGCAAAGACCGCATTCGAGGCCGCAACGAAGTTCGCCGATGACCTCGAAGGCCTACAGCGCAAGGCCGATCTGGCGAAACTTACGCATCAGCAAGCCGCGGAGAAATGCGAGCGCGTGACGGCAGCTATGGCTGAACACGAGACCGCAAAACGCCTCGTGATGGATGCCGTCGACAAAGCGAACAGCGCCGAGGCGAAGTTCGAGGACGCGCTGCAGGCCGACGACGCCGCGAAGAGCGCGGTCGACATCGCAGCCGCAGCGACCACCAAAGCCTCCGCCGACCTGCGCCGCGCCGAACGTGCCGCGAGCGCTCAGGAAAGCGCGGCCCGCCGCGAGGAGAAAGAAGCGCAAATCAAGGCCGCCGAGGACGCGCGGACCAAGGTCGAAACCACCGCCGCCGCGATTACCGGACCCGACGCGAAGGCACTGCAAAAGGTCGAGGACCTAGCGCGGGCTGTGGCGAACGCCATCGCCATTCGTAACGCCAGCGCACCGAATATCGTGGCGCATTATGACGGCACCACCGCGCTCAACATCGACGGGCAAGATATTGAAAACGGGAAACTTATCCCGATCAGCCGCAATACGCGGATCATGGTGCCTGGTGTGGGATCGCTGGACATCCGTCCGCCGGAAAGCGGCAACGCTGATCAGGTCGCAGTAGCAGAGGCAGCGCTGCGGGTAGCACTGGAAACGCTCGGCGCGGAAACCATCGAAGAAGCCCGCGCGCGGGCAGCTGCGCGCCAGAATGCAGAGGTCGCACACCGCGAGACGAAGGCGTCCTTTAATGCCCTCGCCCCCGATGGCATCGACGCGATCCGTGCGCAATTGGCCAAACTGCCGGAGCCCGAGGAGGCTGAGGGCGCGCCTGTTCTGGAGGCCGCGACCAAGGCCCTAGAGGCGGCTCAGACCACCGAAAAGGAGCTGCGCGCAAAGGCCGAAACCACGCGTCATCAGCTTGGCGAGGCGACAAACGAACGGGGTGTCGCGCAGGCCAACTTGAACAACGCAAACGACCGTCTGGCGCGGGCGCTGGCCGTTTTGCCCGAAGGCGGCGCGGATCAGGAGCACTTGCAGGCCGAGGCGGAGAAGGCCCGCCGCACGTGGGCGACACTGGATGAGGAATGCCAAGCCAAGGCCGCGAACGCGCCCGATCTGGAGATGGCGAAGGCGAGTTACACGCGGCTGCAATCCGCGGACGAGATGATCGCCAAGGACATTGCGGCGCTGGAAGGCCAGATCCTCGTGCTGAACGAGCGGATCAAGCACGCCTCGGGCGACGCGGTAGAGGAAGAACTCGCCGAGACCGCACAGGAACTGGAGGTCGCCGAAGCGACCCTCCGCCACATCGTGCGCGAGGTCGCGGTACTGCAACGCCTGAAGACCGCACTGACGGGCGCGAGGACCGAAGCGCGGGATCGCTATTTCGCGCCGGTGGCCAGGGAATTGCGGCCCCTGCTGAACCTGCTCTGGCCCGAGGCAGAGCTTGAGTGGTCCGAGGATAACCTGCTGCCGACTTCGCTGAAACGCGGAACGGTGGCGGAGGATCTGTCGATCCTGTCGGGCGGCACGCAGGAGCAGATCGCGCTCTTGGTCCGCCTCGCGTTTGCGCGGATGCTGTCCAATGCAGGACGGTCGGCGCCGGTGATCCTCGACGATGCGCTTGTGTTCACGGACGACGACCGGATCGAGCGGATGTTCGACGCGCTGCACCGTCAGGCGAGCGATATCCAGATCATCGTGCTGACCTGCCGCCAGCGGGCCTTCCGCGATCTGGGCGGCCAGATGCTCACCCAATCACCCGCGCAATTCATCGACTAATCAGTTCCCTCGCGCGGCCTTCCGGTACTCTGCGGGGGAGACATTGTTGGCGTCGGTGAAGGCGGCGTAGAAGCTGGAAAGCGACTGGAACCCGCTGTCGAGCGCGATGGTCACGATCTTACTGTCGGTTTCGGTCAGCAGCATCCTTGCATGCGAAAGGCGAGTGCGCGTGAGGTGGTGTTTGATCGACACGCCCATCACTTCGCGAAAGACCGAGGTCGCGCGGCTGGCCGACAGATTGATCGCTTCCGCCACGTCACCGACCGTAATCGGGGCGGAGAAGTTGTCCGCCACGAACCGCAGGATGTCCTCCACATGGCGCATGGTGCGGGCGTCGGATTCGATGACGGAGCCGACGTTGGCGGGGTCCAGACGCACGGTCCAACCCTCCAGTCCGAAGCGCCGCAGACGGGTCGCGATCTCGTCCAGATGGGTGCGCCGCCACGAGGTGTCCTTGCGGTGACGCTCCTCCCAGAGGCGTTCGAAAAACGCGTTATCGCGGGTGCAATTGGGGCCTGTGCTGAGCACCGCGCCGTTCTGCAGCGCTTTCACCAGACGCTCCGGCAGGCCCCAGCGCAGGAACTGGCCAAGCGACAGATAAATGTTCGTTATCCGCCCCTTACCGATCACATCTTTCACCATGTGCGGCTGCGCGCCCCAGAAAATCGTCAGCTCGTCACGCATGATTTTCACCGGAACACCGGCGAAGGAATAGACCATGTCGCAGCCTTCGAGAAAGTTGATCTCGACCGAGGTGTGGTGATGGAACGGCGTATCGAAAAGGTCGGGCACATGGCGCTCGATCATGAACTCGTTGGCCGCAGGCATCCGCTCGCGGTCGTGCTGTTCGGAATACGGGACGACGTCGGCGACATCGGTCGGTCGGAACTTGTTCATAGCTACTCAACTCAAACTCTTTTTCTAGAATTGCACAGTTTTCCGGAAACACACAGTCATTTTCAGGAAGTCTCCGTCAGCGATCTGCTGCCTCATGAACGCACCTTTAGGGAGGAGACTATCAATGAAAGATTCGAGAAAGCTTGCGAGCTTACTCGCCGTCGGAGTTTGCGCGGCTGCACTTTATGCGGGAACTTCGATTGCGGATCCCATGCCGGAAGAGCAGAGCCTCGCCGGTCTGGAATACGATCTGATCGGCCGTGACGATCTGTGGACCTACGAAGCACTGCCCGAGTACCATCAGGCCCCGTTCCTCGACGCGCTCGTGGAAAGCGGTGCGCTGCCGCCGGTGGAGGACCGGTTGCCAGCAGAGCCGCTCGTGATGCAAGCAGGCGCCATGTCGGCCGGTATCGGTGAATACGGCGGCGTGTTCCGCCACGTGATCGGTGGCCGTCCGGAAGGCTGGAACATCCTTGCCGGTCAGCATCAGGGCTGGGGCGGTATCAACATGGCCACGCAGGAATGCCTCGTGCGTCAGGGTCCGCGCTGGCAGGTTCGCCCCGAAGAGCAAACCGGACCGCTTCCGAACCTCGCCAAGAGCTGGGAATGGAACGACGAAATGACCGAACTGACCATGCACCTCGTAGAGGGCGCGAAGTGGTCGGACGGCGATCCCTTCGACACCGAGGACATCGCGTTCTGGTATGACGACAACGTCCAGAATGCCGACATCAATTCGCGCATTTCCAAGGATGCATTCGGTGGCGGCGCGTCGCTCGAAGTCATCGACGATTACACCTTCAAGTTCGTGTTCCCGACCGCACAGTCGAACACCGTGGTCGAGGGCCTTGCCTATATCCAAGGCTGCCCCGGTCCGAGCCACGTGCTCAAGGACTTCCACCCCGACTACAACGCGGACATGAACTACGACGACTATCTGAACGCGATGCCTGCCGATGCGGTGCCGATCCCCGTCATGGGCGCTTGGGTTCCGGTCGAGCACAAGCCGGACGAGCTCGTCATCATGCGCCGCAACCCCTACTATTTCAAAGTGGACAGCGACGGGAACCAGCTTCCGTACATCAACGAGATGCACTTCAAGCTGACCACATGGGATGACCGCACCACGCAGGCCGTTGCCGGCACCGGTGACTGGTCGAACA
Above is a window of Marivivens aquimaris DNA encoding:
- the ygiD gene encoding 4,5-DOPA-extradiol-dioxygenase — translated: MTIATDLQNLRDRLAPSDRMPLVFLGHGSPMNAIEDTKFSRAWTELGQSLPRPKAILVVSAHWMTQGTTLVDVSKMPRTIHDFYGFPQALYDQQYAAEGDPELARTVASLLASHHAEEDDTWGLDHGAWTVLKFLYPDADVPVFQVSIDMGRDLDHQLEIGRTLSELRDRGVLILGSGNVVHNLRAMRPGGAPQDFATEFDTLFKDKLEDRDLAHLADRNKLGSLLTMAHPSVDHYMPALTIAGASDDKDKLTFMTDAIDLGSVSMRSFVFHA
- a CDS encoding metallophosphoesterase family protein, translated to MTFRFIHSSDLHIGRKFANIPQDADGNIRGRLMEARHNAIEKLAAAARDNGAGHVLLAGDTFDTPTPSPSLVRQALAAMGDASDVTWWIIPGNHDNLRGAEPLWDMIASDGPANVRPVTEAAPIEVEPNVYLLPCPVQYRASGTDPTEALMRMETPEGALRIGLAHGGITDFTESGEVIAADRDRTARLDYLALGDWHGRIAVSPRVHYSGSPEQDRYKHGRRGLCLLVSVDAGAEPDVTEIETGHFLWQELPMDLVSGQNPAEELERLLPASGRRNVLLRVRATGWAGLADHAELERAVIKVGPEFACFDLRAEALRARYDPTDLDEIDSSGGALRITAEALMTEASDALSEDDRSIAAEALARLYSYVKEDAQ
- a CDS encoding AAA family ATPase, translated to MKIRAIELHNVRRFTDPVRIDNFGDGLNVLCEANEFGKSTIFDSLHAVFFTKSGSTAKDIKALRPHSGGPVSIGVEVETGGEVFTIRKRWFSKAETKVFQGASLIAQADAAEDWISRLLGQDGTGPAGLVWVRQGLTDLGTGAKDSLEARRDLMSSVSEEVELMTGGRRMDAALKRCEEDLAVLATNTGKARAGGPWKAAEDRVAELTERRNALQISADQLAEALRDRTAARKRLASLNDPDEAEARKVKLADAKTAFEAATKFADDLEGLQRKADLAKLTHQQAAEKCERVTAAMAEHETAKRLVMDAVDKANSAEAKFEDALQADDAAKSAVDIAAAATTKASADLRRAERAASAQESAARREEKEAQIKAAEDARTKVETTAAAITGPDAKALQKVEDLARAVANAIAIRNASAPNIVAHYDGTTALNIDGQDIENGKLIPISRNTRIMVPGVGSLDIRPPESGNADQVAVAEAALRVALETLGAETIEEARARAAARQNAEVAHRETKASFNALAPDGIDAIRAQLAKLPEPEEAEGAPVLEAATKALEAAQTTEKELRAKAETTRHQLGEATNERGVAQANLNNANDRLARALAVLPEGGADQEHLQAEAEKARRTWATLDEECQAKAANAPDLEMAKASYTRLQSADEMIAKDIAALEGQILVLNERIKHASGDAVEEELAETAQELEVAEATLRHIVREVAVLQRLKTALTGARTEARDRYFAPVARELRPLLNLLWPEAELEWSEDNLLPTSLKRGTVAEDLSILSGGTQEQIALLVRLAFARMLSNAGRSAPVILDDALVFTDDDRIERMFDALHRQASDIQIIVLTCRQRAFRDLGGQMLTQSPAQFID
- a CDS encoding helix-turn-helix domain-containing protein, which encodes MNKFRPTDVADVVPYSEQHDRERMPAANEFMIERHVPDLFDTPFHHHTSVEINFLEGCDMVYSFAGVPVKIMRDELTIFWGAQPHMVKDVIGKGRITNIYLSLGQFLRWGLPERLVKALQNGAVLSTGPNCTRDNAFFERLWEERHRKDTSWRRTHLDEIATRLRRFGLEGWTVRLDPANVGSVIESDARTMRHVEDILRFVADNFSAPITVGDVAEAINLSASRATSVFREVMGVSIKHHLTRTRLSHARMLLTETDSKIVTIALDSGFQSLSSFYAAFTDANNVSPAEYRKAARGN
- a CDS encoding ABC transporter substrate-binding protein gives rise to the protein MKDSRKLASLLAVGVCAAALYAGTSIADPMPEEQSLAGLEYDLIGRDDLWTYEALPEYHQAPFLDALVESGALPPVEDRLPAEPLVMQAGAMSAGIGEYGGVFRHVIGGRPEGWNILAGQHQGWGGINMATQECLVRQGPRWQVRPEEQTGPLPNLAKSWEWNDEMTELTMHLVEGAKWSDGDPFDTEDIAFWYDDNVQNADINSRISKDAFGGGASLEVIDDYTFKFVFPTAQSNTVVEGLAYIQGCPGPSHVLKDFHPDYNADMNYDDYLNAMPADAVPIPVMGAWVPVEHKPDELVIMRRNPYYFKVDSDGNQLPYINEMHFKLTTWDDRTTQAVAGTGDWSNMENPGNFVEALKQSQDENSPVSAKFGPRTLSWRIELNFAQNMTDDPYEQELRGLFRELPFRQALSHAIDRDAVGQALARGPFAYPYIGGFASGSPYYDPEYSVYTPFDQDKAKELLAGLGLEDTDGNGVLNMPGTGEDLVIDMTYKPQRTDDRKQMDAVTSQLAEVGIRVLPKTVDETSFDPMRNAGDFSAILQRANFVLPTREACGNLPVSDICPPFHLSGPDGRDSLPFEERLTAITNEMSATDDAEKQTELANEMEQLLTENLYNIGLVQVPAALLVNKRVQNAHPGTPVFMYEWAEDAVIRERLWVPADQQMEEILPGTVAVYE